The following is a genomic window from Bordetella petrii.
CGGCAATGCGGCTGGACACATGCGCCAGCCGGTTGAGCCGGTACGAGAACAGGTCTTTCAGACCGGCCGGAACGGCGCGCGGCGCGGTGGCAGAGGCGGTCTTGCGGGCGGGTCGAGTGGCCATGGTGTCTAGTTTCCGGACTGAAAGCGCGCGCGGCGGGCAGGCCGCGCGCAAACGCGCACATGATATACAACCGTGTGGCGGCGGGCGTGTCTGATGGCGTCCCTGATGCCCCCTCATGGCGCCACTCCCGGGCCAAGCAGGGGATTCAGGCCGGCCGCGGCCACGCGGCTGTGCAGTTCGCGCCCCAGAGCCTCCTGGCAAAGCCGCGACACCGCCGGCAGTCCGGCCAGGTCCAGTCCCGTGCGCACCCCCATCGACTCGAACAGGCTGACCAGGTCTTCGGTGGCGACATTACCTGTATGGCCGCCGCCGTACTTGACCTTGTCGGGATGCCCGCCCACACCGCCGAAGGCGCTGTCGAAATAGCGCACCCCCGCGTCCAGCGCGGCCACGTAATTCACCAGCCCCGTGCCGCGCGTATCGTGAAAATGCGCCACCAGCGTCATTTGCGGAAACTCCAGCTGCAGCGTCCGGTACAGGTTGCGCACCGCTGGCGGCGACGCCATGCCTGTGGTGTCGCCCAGCGTGACCAGGTCCACGCCCAGCTCCGCAAAGCGGCGAGCGTTGTCCAGCACGCGGGCGGCATCCACTGCCCCCTCGAATGGACACCCGAAAGCCACCGAAATCGTGCCCACCATGCGAAAGCGGCCCGCGGCGCGCCGCGCCATGGCGGCGATATTGTCCCATTGGTCGCGGCGGGAACGCTTCAGGTTGCGCAGCGAATGCGATTCGCTGGCCGAGACCAGCAGGCTGATTTCATTGGCGCCATGGCCGGCATCGAGGTCGTGCAAGGCGCGCTCCACCGCCCGCACATTGGCGCAGGTGGCCTTGTACCAGACTCCCGCGCGCCTCGGCAGGCCGGCCAGCAACTCACTGGCGTCGGCGAACTGCGGCACCACACTGGGGTTGGAATACGACGTCGCCTCGACCCGATCGAAGCCCAGGTCGGCAAAGCGCTGTATGAGGCCGACCTTGGCCGGCGTGGCGATGAACCGCGCTTCGTGCTGCAGGCCGTCGCGCGCGAAGCACTCGCACAGGACCACGTCGCGCGTCATGATTGCAACTCCAGCCCGAAGCGCTGCAAGGCGTAGTCGCGCAGCTTGTTCTTCTGCACTTTCGAACTGCCGGTCATGCCGATGTGCTCGAAGGTATCGACCACGTCGAGATAGCGCGGCACCTTGAAATTGGCGCAGCGCTCTTTGCACCAGGCAATCAGTTCGTCAGGCCGGGCGCGATGCCCTTCTTTCAGCAGCACGAAGGCGGCCGGCACTTCGCCCAGCCGCGCGTCGGGCACGCCCACCACCTGGGCCAGCTGCACGGCGGGATGGGCGTGCAGCACTTCTTCGATTTCCAGGGGCGCGACGTTCTCGCCGCCCACCCGGAACATGTCTTTCAGACGCCCCACCATGCGCAGCCGGCCATCGCCATCCATTTCGCCCAGGTCGCCGGTGCTGAGCCAGCCATCGGGGCTGAGCGCGCGCGCGGTGGCATCGGGCATGTTGTAGTAGCCCTTCATGATGCTCCAGCCCCTGGCCTGGATCTCGCCGCGCTGGCCCGGTGGCAGCGGCGCGCCCGTGCCCGGGTCGACCACCCGCACCTGCATGCCAGGGTGCGGCAGCGCCCAGCCCATGGCCCGCAAGGCGAAATCATCATCGTGGGCCGACATGATCACATTGGGCGAGGCCTCGGATTGCCCATAGGCATTACAGATGGATGGCACGCCCATCACGTCGCGGATCTTCTGCATGACTTCCGGCCCCACCGCCGCCCAGCCGCCGCGCAAGTGCAGCCGCGCCGGGTCAAAATCTGGATGACCCATCAGCATCAGGAAGATGGTGTCGTTGCCCGATGTCAGGGTGCAGCGCTCGCGGTCCAGGATGCGCAGCGCCTCGCCCACGTCAAAGCGCGGCAGCGTCAACAGGCAGCAGCCCGTCACCAGGCTGACCAGAATGGACAGCGTGGTGCCCGCCACGTGGAAGTACGGCCGGATGCTGAAATAGCGGTCGTCCGGCGTCACGCCGATGCGTTGGGCCGCCGCCCAGGCATTGGTCAGCATATTGGCGTGCGTCAGCATCACGCCTTTGGGAAACGACGTCGTGCCCGAGGTGTATTGGATAAGCAGCACGTCGTCGGGCGCGACCTGCCCGGCCGCTTCGTCCAGTTCAGCCCCATCCACCAGGGCGCCCTGGCTGATGAAACCCTCGTAGCCCAGGGCGCCGGCAGGCACCCGGCGCCCGGCCACGACTACCTTGCGCAGTTTCGGCAGCGCATCGCCCGGCAGGCCAGTATCGACGGCCGGTTCCACCTGGCGCAGCAAGCCCATGAAATCGATGCCAAGGAACTCGTCGGCCATGATCAACAGGCTGATGTCGGCCTGCTTCAGACAAAAGCGCAGCTCTTCGCTCTTGAACCGGGTATTGACCGGCACCGTGACCGCGCCCAGGCTCGCGCAGGCGTAGAACACTTGTATCCACAGCGCGCTGTTGCCCAGCATGACGCCCACGTGGTCGCCGCGCCGCACGCCCTGCGCATGCAAGGCCGCTGCAACGGCGCGCGCCTGCGCGGCCATGTCCTGCCAGCCATAGCGGCCGTCGGGCCCCACGAAGGCCTCATGCGGCCCGCGCTCGGCCACGGTGCGCGCCAGGCGGCGCGCCAGGGTGGTGGGTTCAGGCAGCATCGGACGCCCCCGCCCGGCTGCCGCCAAACCCCGCCAGCGCGCCCTTCCAGTCGGTGCCGCGCAGGTTTTCATCGATGGCCAGCAGCTCGATGGCCATGGCGCCTTCGCGCGTGGTGGCCAGGCCCTGGTCGACGCTGCGCTTGGTCAGCCGCACGGTCAGCGGCGTGGCCTGGGCGATGCGCGCGGCCATCGCGGCGGCCTGGGCATCGAGCTCGCCGGCGGCGTAAACGTGATTCACCAGGCCGATTTCACGCGCCTCGCGCGCATCGAACTTGCGGCCGGTAAACAGCAGCTCTTTGGCCATGCGCGGTCCCACCGCGCGGGGCAACCGCTGGGTGGCGCCAATAGTGCCCCAACCGACTTCCGGGTAGCAGAACTGCGTGCCTTCGGCGGCCAGGATGAAATCACAGGCTGCGGCGATCTCGCAGCCCGAGCCAAAAGCCGCGCCATGCACCACCGCGATTGCCGGCTGTGGCAGCCGCTCGATGGCGGCATAGGCGGCAAAGCCCGCCACACGGCGCGCCGTCATGTCCTGGTCGGACATGGTCTTGCGCTCTTTCAAGTCGGCGCCGGCACAGAACACCGGGCCGGCGCCGCGGATCACAACGACCCGGGCGCGTTCATCATTGGCCAGCGACGACAGCGCGGCCACCAGTTCGTGGCACATGCGCAGGCTCAGCGCGTTGCGGCTGTCGGGCCGGTTCAGCGTCAGGGTGGCGACGTGCGAGTCGAAGTCCAGGGCAAGGGTTTCGTATACCGCGCTCATTCAGGCTCCTGCATTGGCGGAATTGCCGGAGCCCACTATACGGCAATTAGTTGATTAAATCTACTATATTTGGCGGCACGACCTGCCGGCCATAAAGTTGCATAAATCAACTTTTTAGTTGACCATATCAATCAATATTCCTGATCCGGATGTTCCGGACACTCTCCCATGAAACTGCTGCGCCGCGCGCTGATCGTGCTTTGTCTTCATGCCGCCGTATTGCCATGCGCGCATGCCCAGAACTACCCCGACCGCCCGATACGGCTGGTGGTGGGGTTCTCGCCCGGCGGCGGCAGCGACCTGGTGGCGCGCATCCTTGCGCGCGCGCTGGGCAAGCAACTGGGGCAAACCGTGGTGGTCGAGAACCGTCCCGGCGCGGGCGGCATGATCGCCACCCGCGCCGTGGCGGCCGAGCCGTCCGATGGCTACACGCTGCTGCTGGGTAGTGCCGCGGCCTTTGTCATCAACCCTTACCTGCGCAGCGATGTCGGCTACGACCCGGTAGGCGATTTCACGCCCATCGGCGCGGTGTCGCGCTTCGATTATGTGCTGCTGGGCCGTCCCGGTCTGCCCGCGGCCACTCTGCCCGACCTCGTCGCCTACGCCCGCGCCCATCCCGGCAAGTTGACCATCGGGTCGGCTGGCGTGGGCTCCAACACCCACCTGGTGGCCCTGTCGTTCCTGGCGCGCAGCGGCATTGAATTGCGCCACGTGCCCTACAAGGGCACCGCTGGCGCGCTGAATGACCTGCTGGGCGGCACCATCGACCTGCTGTTCGACTCGGTGCCCACCGTCATGCGGCAGGTCAAGACGCGCAAAGCGGCCAGCTTCGGCACCACCGGCGCGCGCCGCGAAGCCATGCTGCCTCAGGTGCCGACTTTTGCCGAAGCCGGCATGCCTGGGTTCGAAGCCAGCAACTGGTTTGCCGTATTCGGCCCGCGCCAGGTCGACCCGGCCATCGTGCGCCGGCTGAACACCGCCATGGCGCAGGCGTTGCAAGACCCCGAGCTGCTCGACAGCTTCCGCCAAAGCGGCAACATCGCGTTGGGCGGCTCGCCGCAAGACCTGGCTGCGCTGGTTGCTCGCGAAACCCGGCAGTACAAGGCCTTGATCGACGCCACCGGCATCCGCCTGGACTGACACCGCTTTCCCGCCCCGCAGCATGACTCAATCCGCTCCCGCTACTGACGCCACCCCCGCCGCTGCCTTGCCCCTGGCCGGCTGGCGCATTCTCGATCTCAGTTCCGCGGTAGTTGGCCCGTACGCGACCCAGGTACTGGCCGACTATGGCGCCGAAGTGACCAAGCTGGAGCAGCCGTCCGGCGACATCATCCGCTGGATCTCGGGCCGCTCGCCCACGCCCGGCATGTCGGGCAAGTTCATGCATATGAACCGCAACAAACGCAGCGTCGCGCTCGACCTGAAAACCGCCGCCGCGCGCGAGACCGCTCTGGAGCTGGCGCGCCGCTGCGACGTATTCGTGCACAACATGCGCTCTTCGGCCATCCGCAAGCTGGGGCTCAGCTTCGACGAGTTGCGCGCCGTGAACCCGCACATCGTGTATTGCAATATCGTCGGCTTCGGCTCGGCCGGCCCCTACGCCGACCGGCCCGCGTACGACTCCATCCTGCAGGGTGGCACCGGGCTGGCCAGCCTGTTCGCCGCCACCGAAGGCGCGCCGCGCTATGTTCCGTATGTCGTCGTGGACCGCAGCGCCGCGCTGATGGTGGCCAACGCCATCCTGGTGGCCTTGCTGGCGCAGGGCCGCAGCCGCCAGGCGCGCCAGATCGAGGTGCCCATGTTCGAGAGCTACGCGGCGCTGCTGCTCAGCGAGCACCTGTACGGCGCGACCTTCGAGCCGCCCATCGGCGGCAGCGGCGACCGGCGCCTGCTCGACCCCAACGCTCGACCGGTGAAAACCCGCGACGGCTATATCTGCATCACCACCAACACCGATGCCCAGGTCATGGCGCTGTTCGACGCCATGGGCCGGCCCGATCTGAAGGCCGACAAGCGCTTCAACACGGCGATCAACCGCATCGATCACATCGGAGAGTTCTTCCAGATCCGCGCCGACGAGATCGCCCGGCACGACATCGCGCATTGGCAGGCCGTGCTGGCCCGCCACGACATCCCCGCCATGCCCTGCCATACCATCGACAGCCTGCTCGAAGACCCGCACGTGGGCGCCGTCGGCCTGGTGCAGCAGGTGCGGCACCCCACCCAGGGCACGGTCAGGCACATCAATGTGCCGGTTTCCATGACAGGCTATGTGCCGTCGCTGCGCCATCATGCGCCGCGCATCGGAGAACAGACCCGCGACATCCTGCGTGAACTGGGCTACGACGAAGCCCGCATCCAGGGCATGCTGGAACGCGGCGAGGCCTGCGCGCCGCGGGACTGATCACGCCGCGCCTAGCCTAACGCCAGCGCGATGCGGTCCATCAGCATGCGCACCCGCCGCGGCAGCACCGTGCTGGGCGCATAAACTATCTGCAGCGCCGTGGCGCTGCTCGCGTAGCCGCCCAGCACCTCGACCAGCGCCCCCGATGCCAGGTCGGCATCGATGTCGCGGATCGACTTCAATGCAATGCCGCGTCCTTCGCAAGCCCACTGGCGCACCAGGCCTCCGTCGTTGGCCACGCGGCGGCCGCGCACCAGTACCTTGTGCGGCCGGCCATCTACCTGGAACGGCCATTCGCGGTCCAGTTCCTGGCCGAAGCGCATGACGATGCAATCGTGCCCCGCCAGCTCGTCGGGATGCCGGGGTTCGCCGTGCGCGGCCAGGTAGGCGGGCGAAGCGCACACCACCCGGCGGTTTCCCCCCAGCGGCCTGGCCCGCAGCGAGCTATCGGCCAGCACGCCGTGGCGTATGGCGAAATCCAGGCCCTGCGACACCAGGTCGACATTGCCATCGGTAAGATTAAGGTCGATGCTTACCGCATCGTGCTCCTCCAGAAAAGCGTCGACAATCGGCACGATGCGGCGCCGGCCCAGGTCTTCCGGCGCGCTGAAGCGGATCGGCCCGGAAATCTTCTGCGTGCCCAGCCTGATGCTCGCCTCCAGTTCGTCCGCCTCGGCCAGCAGGCGCCGCGCGCCCTCTGCCAACTGCCGCCCCGCCTCGGTCAGGCTGACGGCGCGCGTGGTGCGCGCCAACAGGGTGGCGCCGTAGTATTTTTCCAGGGCGGCCAGGCGCTCTGACACCGAGGCCGGCGACAGCCCCATTTCGCGGCCCGCCGCCGCCATGCCGCCCTTTTCGGCGATGCGCAGGAATAGCGCGAGGTTTTCGAGGACCATTCTTCGGAAATTCCGAAATAATATTTTGAATTCTAGGTAATTATCAAAAAAAACCGCAAGCACTATATTGGCCGGCATGCGCGGCCCGGGTTTTGCCAGGCCGACCCAGCCCCCTGAACCCTGAACCTTGAACCCTGACCCAAAAGGATTGATTCATGAAAGCCGTTGCCCTGACCCGCTACCTGCCGGTTTCCGACCCCGACGCCTTCCTGGACGTAGACCTGCCCAAGCCCGTGCCGCAGGGCCGCGACATTCTGGTGGCCGTAAAGGCGGTAGCCGTCAACCCGGTGGACGTCAAAGTGCGCGCGCCCAAAGACAAAGTCGAAGCCGAGCCGCGCGTCATCGGCTACGACGCCAGCGGCGTGGTCGAGGCCGTGGGGCCGCAGGCCACCCTGTTCAAGCCGGGCGACGAGGTCTATTACGCCGGAGACATCACCCGCGCCGGCACGAACCAGGAATTCCATCTGGTCGACGAGCGCATCGTCGGCCACAAGCCCCGCACGCTGTCGCACGCCGAAGCCGCCGCGCTGCCGCTGACCACCATCACCGCCTATGAAGCCTTCTTCGACCGGCTGCGCATCGACCGCGATGGCGCCGACCGGGGCCGCTCGATCCTGATCGTGGGCGGCGCGGGCGGCGTCGGGTCCATCGGCATCCAGCTTGCCAGGCGCGCCGGGCTCACGGTCATCGCCACCGCCTCGCGGCCCGAGACCATCGCGTGGGTCAAGGAGCTGGGCGCCGACCACGTCGTGAACCATCGCCAGGATCTCGCGCCGCAAGTGCGCGCGGCGGGCTTCGAGTACGTGGACTACGTGGCCATATTCAATGACATGCGCCACTGGGAAGCCGCGGTCGACCTGGTGCGTCCCCAGGGAGCCATCGTCTCGATCGACAACACCGACTTGCCCATGCCGATGGCCGGCATGAAGACCAAATCGGCGAGCTTTCACTGGGAATTCATGTTTGCCCGCGCCATGCACCAGACCCCCGACATGATCGAGCAGCACCGCCTGCTGTCGTTCGTAGCCGGCGAAATCGATGCGGGCCGCCTGCGCACCACGCTGACCGAGGTGCTGGAACCGATCAATGCCGCGAACCTGCGCGAAGCCCACCGCCGCGTGGAAACCGGCGCGGCCAAAGGCAAGATCGTGGTGCAGGGGTTCTAGCCCCTGCACGCGCCAAGGCAGAAAAGGAAAAGGAAAAGGGCCTCGCAAAATGCGAGGCCCTTTTGAATTTGGCGCGCCCGGCAGGATTCGAACCCACGACCCCTTGGTTCGTAGCCAAGTACTCTATCCAACTGAGCTACGGGCGCTGCAAAGACAGAGAATATAACACTTTATCAGCGCCCCCGGCAAATTCACCCGGCGGCGGCCCGTCGCTCAAGGCCTGCCGCCGCCATCCAGCGAACGCCCGCGCCCCGGGGGTCACCGGCCGGGCCGGTAACCCAGCGCCTTCATCGCCGCGCCCAGCGCCTGGGGCGCGTAGTCGTCCCAGGGCGCGTTGCCCACGTCCAGCCGCGTGTGGATGTTGGCGACCGTCCATTGATCGCTGCGTTCGAGGCTGGCCAGCTCGTCCCAGCCCAGCGGCACCGAGATGCCCATGCCTGGCCGGGCGCGCGCCGACCAGGCCGCCACGGTGGTGGCGCCGAAGCCGTTGCGCAGGTAGTCGGCGAAAACCTTGCCGACCCGGTTGCGCGGCCCGCTTTTGGCCACGAACAGTTGCGGCACGGTTTTGGCCAGGTGCTGCACGACGGCCTGCGAGAAACCTTTCACCGCGTCCCAGTCGTACTGCCTACGCAGCGGCACCACCACGTGCAGGCCCTTGCCGCCGCTGGTCTTCAGCCACGCTTGCAGTCCCAGCTCGCGCAGCAGCACATGCACCAGCTCAGCCGCCTGCCGCACGGCCGCCCACTTCACTCCTTCGCCCGGGTCCAGGTCGAACAGCATGCGGTCGGGCTTGCCGATCGCGGTCTTGACGGCATTCCAGGTGTGGAACTCCACCACGTTCATCTGCGTGGCCGACATGATGCCTTCCAGGGTGGCCACCTCCACCAATGGGGCATGGCCCGGATCCAGGCTGGGCGGCAATGACCGCACGCCCGGCAGCGAAGCGGTGTCAGGGTGCTTCTGGAAGAACAATTCACCCCCGATGCCGGCCGGCGCCCGCAGGAAAGACACCGGCCGCCCGCGCAGGTGCTCCAGCAGCAAGGGCGCCACCAGGCCGTAGTAGCGCGCCAGGTCGAGCTTGGTAAGGCCGGTGCTCGAATCGATGACGCGCTCGGGATGCGTCAGCCGCGAGGCGCGCGCCGGCACCGGGGTTTCGCGCTCGATCGCCTGCGGCGGCTTGTCGCTGCGCAACCCGCGAAACGACGCCTGCCGTACATGGCCCGACGCCGTCCATTCGGCGAACGAAACTTCGGCGATCAGTTGCGGCTTGACCCAATGCGCGCCGCGCGGCGCCTTGGCGGCCGCCGCCAGCGGGCTGTCGGCCACTGCCAGCGCCTGCAACTGCCGCGCCAGCGATTCCAGCCCCTGCGTGTCGAACCCGGTGCCGACCTTGCCCGCGTAGCGCAACTGGCC
Proteins encoded in this region:
- a CDS encoding hydroxymethylglutaryl-CoA lyase, with amino-acid sequence MTRDVVLCECFARDGLQHEARFIATPAKVGLIQRFADLGFDRVEATSYSNPSVVPQFADASELLAGLPRRAGVWYKATCANVRAVERALHDLDAGHGANEISLLVSASESHSLRNLKRSRRDQWDNIAAMARRAAGRFRMVGTISVAFGCPFEGAVDAARVLDNARRFAELGVDLVTLGDTTGMASPPAVRNLYRTLQLEFPQMTLVAHFHDTRGTGLVNYVAALDAGVRYFDSAFGGVGGHPDKVKYGGGHTGNVATEDLVSLFESMGVRTGLDLAGLPAVSRLCQEALGRELHSRVAAAGLNPLLGPGVAP
- a CDS encoding AMP-binding protein, translating into MLPEPTTLARRLARTVAERGPHEAFVGPDGRYGWQDMAAQARAVAAALHAQGVRRGDHVGVMLGNSALWIQVFYACASLGAVTVPVNTRFKSEELRFCLKQADISLLIMADEFLGIDFMGLLRQVEPAVDTGLPGDALPKLRKVVVAGRRVPAGALGYEGFISQGALVDGAELDEAAGQVAPDDVLLIQYTSGTTSFPKGVMLTHANMLTNAWAAAQRIGVTPDDRYFSIRPYFHVAGTTLSILVSLVTGCCLLTLPRFDVGEALRILDRERCTLTSGNDTIFLMLMGHPDFDPARLHLRGGWAAVGPEVMQKIRDVMGVPSICNAYGQSEASPNVIMSAHDDDFALRAMGWALPHPGMQVRVVDPGTGAPLPPGQRGEIQARGWSIMKGYYNMPDATARALSPDGWLSTGDLGEMDGDGRLRMVGRLKDMFRVGGENVAPLEIEEVLHAHPAVQLAQVVGVPDARLGEVPAAFVLLKEGHRARPDELIAWCKERCANFKVPRYLDVVDTFEHIGMTGSSKVQKNKLRDYALQRFGLELQS
- a CDS encoding enoyl-CoA hydratase/isomerase family protein, whose amino-acid sequence is MSAVYETLALDFDSHVATLTLNRPDSRNALSLRMCHELVAALSSLANDERARVVVIRGAGPVFCAGADLKERKTMSDQDMTARRVAGFAAYAAIERLPQPAIAVVHGAAFGSGCEIAAACDFILAAEGTQFCYPEVGWGTIGATQRLPRAVGPRMAKELLFTGRKFDAREAREIGLVNHVYAAGELDAQAAAMAARIAQATPLTVRLTKRSVDQGLATTREGAMAIELLAIDENLRGTDWKGALAGFGGSRAGASDAA
- a CDS encoding Bug family tripartite tricarboxylate transporter substrate binding protein; this translates as MKLLRRALIVLCLHAAVLPCAHAQNYPDRPIRLVVGFSPGGGSDLVARILARALGKQLGQTVVVENRPGAGGMIATRAVAAEPSDGYTLLLGSAAAFVINPYLRSDVGYDPVGDFTPIGAVSRFDYVLLGRPGLPAATLPDLVAYARAHPGKLTIGSAGVGSNTHLVALSFLARSGIELRHVPYKGTAGALNDLLGGTIDLLFDSVPTVMRQVKTRKAASFGTTGARREAMLPQVPTFAEAGMPGFEASNWFAVFGPRQVDPAIVRRLNTAMAQALQDPELLDSFRQSGNIALGGSPQDLAALVARETRQYKALIDATGIRLD
- a CDS encoding CaiB/BaiF CoA transferase family protein gives rise to the protein MTQSAPATDATPAAALPLAGWRILDLSSAVVGPYATQVLADYGAEVTKLEQPSGDIIRWISGRSPTPGMSGKFMHMNRNKRSVALDLKTAAARETALELARRCDVFVHNMRSSAIRKLGLSFDELRAVNPHIVYCNIVGFGSAGPYADRPAYDSILQGGTGLASLFAATEGAPRYVPYVVVDRSAALMVANAILVALLAQGRSRQARQIEVPMFESYAALLLSEHLYGATFEPPIGGSGDRRLLDPNARPVKTRDGYICITTNTDAQVMALFDAMGRPDLKADKRFNTAINRIDHIGEFFQIRADEIARHDIAHWQAVLARHDIPAMPCHTIDSLLEDPHVGAVGLVQQVRHPTQGTVRHINVPVSMTGYVPSLRHHAPRIGEQTRDILRELGYDEARIQGMLERGEACAPRD
- a CDS encoding LysR family transcriptional regulator, with translation MVLENLALFLRIAEKGGMAAAGREMGLSPASVSERLAALEKYYGATLLARTTRAVSLTEAGRQLAEGARRLLAEADELEASIRLGTQKISGPIRFSAPEDLGRRRIVPIVDAFLEEHDAVSIDLNLTDGNVDLVSQGLDFAIRHGVLADSSLRARPLGGNRRVVCASPAYLAAHGEPRHPDELAGHDCIVMRFGQELDREWPFQVDGRPHKVLVRGRRVANDGGLVRQWACEGRGIALKSIRDIDADLASGALVEVLGGYASSATALQIVYAPSTVLPRRVRMLMDRIALALG
- a CDS encoding zinc-binding alcohol dehydrogenase family protein; protein product: MKAVALTRYLPVSDPDAFLDVDLPKPVPQGRDILVAVKAVAVNPVDVKVRAPKDKVEAEPRVIGYDASGVVEAVGPQATLFKPGDEVYYAGDITRAGTNQEFHLVDERIVGHKPRTLSHAEAAALPLTTITAYEAFFDRLRIDRDGADRGRSILIVGGAGGVGSIGIQLARRAGLTVIATASRPETIAWVKELGADHVVNHRQDLAPQVRAAGFEYVDYVAIFNDMRHWEAAVDLVRPQGAIVSIDNTDLPMPMAGMKTKSASFHWEFMFARAMHQTPDMIEQHRLLSFVAGEIDAGRLRTTLTEVLEPINAANLREAHRRVETGAAKGKIVVQGF